The DNA segment TCGAGGACATGCACGGGGCGCTTCAGGCCCACTTCATCACTGTGGCCAACATCGAGAGCCGCGACCCGGATCAGGTGCGCGCCGGTAACGAGCGCGTCATCCGTCCGCGCTTCTCCGATGCCGCCTTCTTCTGGTCGCAGGATCTCAAGCAGCCGCTGGAAGCCTTCGCCCCCCGGCTGGAGACCGTGGTCTTCCAGGACAAGCTCGGCACCCAGGCGGCCAAGTGCGCGCGTGTCGCTCGGCTCGGCCGCGAGCTGGCCCCGGCGATCGGTGTCGATCCGGCGCTGGTCGAGCGGGCGGCTCAGCTCTCGAAGTGCGATCTGATGACGGCGATGGTGTTCGAGTTCCCCGGACTCCAGGGCATCATGGGGCGCTATTACGCCGAACGCTCGGGCGAGGACGCCTGTGTCAGCGCGGCGATGGAGGATCAGTACCGCCCGCGCTTCGCCGGCGACGAACTGCCGATCAGTCCCTGCGGCCGGGCGCTGGCGCTCGCGGATCGGCTCGACACCCTGGTCGGCATCTTCGGCATCGGACTGCGTCCGACCGGCACCAAGGATCCCTATGCCCTGCGCCGGGCTTCGATCGCCGTGCTGCGGCTGCTGATCGAGACCCCGCTCGACCTGGATCTGCGCGACCTGCTCCAACGCGCCTCCGCCGGCTTCCCGGCCGGCCTTTTGGCCGAGGACACGGTCGAGGCGGTCCTGAGCTACATGCTGGAGCGTCTGCGCGGCTATTACAGCGATCAGGTGGTGGCGGTCGACACGGTCGAGTCGGTCATCCACACGGGCGTGACCAATCCCTGGGATCTGGACCGGCGCATCGCGGCCGTCACCCAGTTCCGCCGTCTGCCGGCGGCCGATGCCCTGGCCGCCGCCAACAAGCGCATCCGCAACATCCTGCTCAAGGCCGACCCGTCGGATCCGGCCGAGGCCGGACCGAACCCGGCTCTGCTCGTCGAGGTGCCCGAACAGCGTCTGGCCGAACGGATCGCCGAACTCGAAACTCAGGTCGAGCCGCTGGCCCAGGCGCGCGACTATGTCGCCATCCTGGAGACCCTGGCCGAACTGCGCGAGGACGTCGACGCCTTCTTCGACGAGGTCATGGTCATGGCGGAAGATCCGGCCACGCGGCGCAACCGGCTCCAGTTGCTGCGGGCGCTGTCGGCGCTGTTCCTGCGCGTGGCCGACATCTCGCGGCTCCAGTGACGGCCATACCACGACTCAGCAGGCCCATGCCCGCATGACAGATCGGCTCGTCATCCTCGACCGCGACGGTGTCATCAACCAGGACTCCGACGACTACATCAAGTCGCCGGACGAATGGGTACCCATCCCCGGCAGTCTGGAAGCCATCGCGCGCCTGTCGCACGCGGGCTTTCGGGTCGCCGTCGCCTCCAACCAGTCCGGTCTGGCACGCGGACTGTTCGGGCTAGACACGCTCAATGCCATCCATCAGCGCCTGCATGAGCGGGTGGGCGCGCTGGGCGGACATATCGAGATGATCGCCTTCTGTCCGCACGGACCGGATGACGGCTGTGCGTGCCGCAAGCCGCAGCCGGGCCTGCTGCTGGAGATCGCCGAGCGATTCGGGACGGTCCTGGATGGCGTGCCCTTCATCGGCGATTCGCTCGACGACATCCGGGCCGCGCGTGCCGCCGGCGCCCAACCCTGGCTGGTGCGCTCCGGCAAGGGCGAGCGCACGCTGGAACAGCTGCGACTTCAGGGCGCGGAAGACACAGTGATCGACATCCCCATCTATCCCGATCTGAACGCCGCCGCCACCGCGCTCATCGACACCCTAGTCTGAACTTATGACCCTGCTGCGTTCCCTGCTGTTTCAGCTGATCCTGATCGGATCGAGCCTATTGTATTCGCTCGCGATCCTGGCGCTCGGGTCCGGCGACTCGGGCCGGCGCGCACCACGCCTGGCGCGCTCCTGGGCCAGACTCAATCTCAAGGCGTTGAAGATCCTCTGCGGGCTGGACCATCGCGTGCACGGCCTGGAGCATCTGCCCAAGGACAACGCGATCGTGCTCTGCAAGCACCAGTCCGCCTGGGAGATCCTCGCACTCCGGGCATTGCTGCCGCCGGAGCAATCCTGGGTGCTCAAGCAGGAGCTGATCCGCATCCCGGTCTTCGGCCGGGCACTCAAGCGACTGAGGCACATCGCGATCGATCGTGCCGCCGGACGCCGCGAGATCACCCGCCTCATCCGCGAAGGCAGCGCGCTACTGGAAGGCGGGCACTGGGTGGTGATCTTCCCCGAAGGTACGCGGGTCGCGCCCGGAACCCAGGGCAGCTACAACATCGGCGGCGCGCTGCTCGCCGAGCGCACTGGGCGACCCGTGGTGCCCATCGCCCACAATGCCGGTGTCTTCTGGGGACGTCAAAGTCTGATCAAACGCCCAGGCGCCATCGATCTGGTGATCGGTCCGACCATCCGAACTCAGGGACGCAAGGCCACCGAGATCAACGCCGAGGTCGAGCGCTGGATCGAGCAGACGCTTGCAGCGATTCAAACACAGCACCGAATTTGACGGGCTCGATCGGCGAGCGATTCGACATCGGGATCGATCGCTTGCAACGTTTGGATCATCGTGGAGTCGTCTGCTCGTGCTCGAGCGAATTGAACCTGATGTCGGAGATACCATAGCATCATTCACAACCCCAACACAGACTGTATCTCGAGCGAATTGAACCTGATGTCGGAGATACCATAGGCCCGATCATGCAGGCTTTGCAGAAGCTGCAGTTCCTCCCAGGCTTCGGGCGTCCAGGTACCGACGACATTACTCTCACCGAAGATGAGCTGACGGAACACCAGATCGAAGGCTTTGATGTCGCCCCAGGCGGTGATGAGATAATCCAGGGCTTCGGGAAAATCCTTCTCCAGCGCCGATCGCTGATCCTGAGTCGGTACCACGCGCCCCTGTCCCAGATCCGGCAGTTTCTCGGTGCGTGAACGGTCTTCCTGTACCGCCGGCAGATCGGCCTCGTTCGGCATCTGGCCCAGCAACCATTCGGCCCAGCCGCGCAGTGCATCCAGGGGATGCTCGAACTCCAAGGTGAGCAGATACAGATCATGCATGGGCACGGATTTGCTATCCATGACCCGTGAGCGCAATCTCAGACGGGCACGCGAGGGAATACCGTTGAACTGGATGGCCAGACTTTGACCCCGGGCATAGAGCTTGGTCGCATTGATCCGTAATAGCCCCTTGGCGATATCGCCCAGCGCCCAGCGCCATTCGTCGAGCGTCTGGATCTGGATTTCAAGCGTATCGACCAGGCGCGAAGCCTCCTGCTCTTCGGTATTGGAGTCCTGGGCCTGCATCAGACTCAGCAATTTCTCCAGCCGGGTCTGATGCAGCAAGGACAGGCGCATGAAGCGCAGGGCCAGCAGATAACGCCCATCCTCCAGCGCTTTCTGTCGCAACAGTGCGGCCTCGATCTGGATCGTCTCACCCGAGTTCCAGGGTAATAACAACCGGACAGGCGCGTCCGTGCCGGGCAGCTGGGTCTTGGACTCGCAGAGGGCGCCGCCCCAGGAGAGATCGACCAGGGTCACCGTGTGCGCCCTGGACTCGCCGGAATACTGCAACCGGACTGGTATCTGCGCGTGTATGCGGGCCTGTGTGCGTCGCTCGGAGACGGGACTCGCGGTGGGAGACGTGTTCGGTGATGGCATCGATCAGTACTCCAGCTTCAAGCTGTGGATTAGACGGGTTCGCGAACGCTTGGAGCGCGATTTCAGGACACCGGCCTGGCCATCGAGCATCGATGGATGCGCCGAAGTCGAGCGTTCAGATATCGAGATTACCCACATTCAACGCGTTGCGCTCGATGAACTCGCGACGCGGCTCGACCTGATCGCCCATGAGCGTGGTGAAGATCTGGTCGGCGGCGACCGCGTCTTCGATGGTGACTTTCAGCAGACGGCGCATCTCCGGATTCATGGTGGTCTCCCAGAGCTGCTCCGGGTTCATTTCACCCAGCCCCTTGTAACGCTGGATGCTGTAGCCGCGTTGAGCCTCGGCCAGCAGCCAGCGGATGCCCTCGCCGAGTTCGCCGATCTCCTTGACCCGCTCGCCGCGTCGCACGAAGGCGCCGGGCTGGATCAGACCGTCGAGCTTGAGGCCGAATTCGCGCAGTCGGGCGTAATCGGCCGTATGGAAGAAGTCGAGCGGGATCGTCCGTGTCTCGGGGATGCCGTGGATGAGCCGGATCAGTTCGAGTCCGCGCGACTGCCCCTCGACGGGTTCGCCGACGCGCAGGACATAGCGCAACGAGACCGATTCGGCGGCATTCAGCCGTGCTTCCATGGTCCGGCACCATTCGGCCAGGCGTTCGCCGTCGGACAGGAGCGAGGCATCGACCGGTGGCGTGCGCACCAGCTCATCCAGGAAGGTCGCGTCATAACGCGATGCCAAGCGGCGCACGATACTCACGACAACCTGATACTCCTTGGCCAGGGCTTCGAGGGCCGTGCTCGCCAGCGGCGGCGCATCGGCGTCGACATGGAACTCGGCTCCATCGAGCGCCGATTGCAGCATGGCCCCATTGAGCGCCGCCTCGTCGAGCAGGTAATCCTCCTGCTTGCCCTTCTTGAGCTTGTAGAGCGGCGGCTGGGCGATATAGATGTGTCCGCGCTCGACCAGCTCCGGCATCTGCCGGTAGAAGAAGGTCAGGAGCAGGGTACGGATATGCGCTCCGTCTACGTCCGCGTCCGTATTGTGGCAGCAGAGTCCACCCAGACCGGCGATGAAGTTCTCGTCCTCCTCGACCGAGAAATCGTAGACCTGGCCGTTGCTGGCCTCCACCGGAGTGATGGACTCGATCGGCAACGCGATCAGGTCGCCGTCGAGCGTCTCGAAGCGACGGTTGACCGAGGGTGCGGTACTCCGTAAACGCTCTTCCAGCGCCTCGGCGCCCGGCAGATCGGACCAGACGGCACGCAGACGCGCCAGATCCTCGCGTGCGCTGACGGTCAGGATCCAGTGCGGATGGCGGGTGACACAGGGTTGACCACGGATCTCGCGCACCACGCCATCGGGTTCGTAATGCGACAGCGACGCCACGACCCCGAAGGACGACAACAGATAGGACAGACCGCTCGCCAGATCGCGCGAGGAGGTCGCGAAGCCCAAACGTCCACCCGCGAGCGTGCCGTCGCCCTGAAGATAGCCGCGGATAAAGGCCAAGCGCAGCGGCTCGTCGACGCTGAACACCAGATCCGGAATGGCCTTGTCGATGGCGTTGGCATTGGTGAAACCGAACAGATGGCGCCAGGCCAGCACCGCGACCCGATTGGTCAGACGCAGTTCGGTGACGCGATCCTGGCTGGTGTAGACCTGGGCTTGCAGGCCGAAGGTCTGTTCCAGGACGCGACGCAGTTCGGGCAGGATCGCCCGATTACGCGCACCGATGGCGAAACGGATGCCGCCACGCTCGGAGCAGGAACCCTCGGCCAGATAGAACCCGAGCAGCCAGAGCAGATCGGTGTTCACATTGATGAAACGTGCCATGCCACGGTCGGCGTAGTGCCTGGGCGTCAGTTCGAGATCCGCGCGCGTACCGAAACCGCTCACGGCCTCGCCATCGAGATCGCTCAGCCGGACATAGGGACGAACCTGATTGGCCGGCGCGCCACGATACTGCGTCGACCAGGTCTGCTCCAAACGGCCGGGAACGACCTCGACCTGTTCCATGATCCGGTCCACATCCGCGCCGACGGCCTCCAGATAGGCGACCCAGCGATCCAGTCGCGGTCTGGAGCGACCGCTTTCCCAGGCATGGATGGTCACGGGCTGACGGACGCCGATTTTTTTGCAGAGCGAACGAACGGTCTGACCGCCGGCCCGGCGCAAGGCGGCAACCTCGGCGCCAACGGCGATCGGCAGTTCAACGCGCGGTGAGACGAGTTCGGCATCGTCTGCGTACTGAGCCGGCACACGCGCCTTGTGACAATCCTCGACCGCCGCGCCGCGTACCCAAATCTGAGCCGCCGCTTCCGGAACGGCATGCAGCGCACTCAGGACATCGAGACGCTCGGGAGCCGTAACCGGGAACGACAGCGAACGGGGCGCGACGATCCGATCGCCCGTGCGCAGCTCATCGCCACGCTTGAGCCGGATCTGCTGATCCTCATAGACGAAAACGCTGTGACTGGCCGTTACCCGCACCGAACGACCATAGGCCGACCTGACCTCATAGAGCGACTCGTGGAGCGGGTGACGGATCACGGCCTTGATGGGGCGGAAACGGGTCAACCGATCTTCCAGGCCGAAGCACAACACCTCGCCCAGATCGGCGTCGGCGCGCTTGCAATAGTCTTCGCCGGACGCTTTAGGTAAGGCGGCGTCGATGAAGTTGCCGATGCGGGTCATGTGCACCTGACCGCCCGGATCACGCACGAAGACGTGCTCCTCGGCATCGACGCTCATGATGATGACGCGGTGATAACGCAGATTGTCCGGGTTGTATTCCTCGCGCCCGATGCCGCAGCCGAGCGCGGTGATCAGGGTGCCGACCTCGGCCGAGGACAGCATCTTGTCGAAACGTGCCTTCTCGACGTTCAGGATCTTGCCCTTGAGCGGCAGGATGGCCTGGAAGGCACGATCGCGGCCCTGCTTGGCCGAGCCGCCGGCCGAGTCGCCCTCGACCAGATAGAGTTCGGACTTGGCCGGATCCTTCTCCTGACAGTCGGCGAGCTTGCCCGGAAGCCCCGCGATGTCGAGCACACCCTTGCGTCGCGTCATCTCGCGCGCCTTGCGGGCGGCCTCTCGCGCGCGCGCCGCTTCGAGCATCTTGCCGGCGATGACCTTGGCCTCGTTGGGTTGCTCTTCCAGGAAGGTGCCCAGATGCTCGACCACCAGCGACTCGACCACCGCCTTGACCTCGGAGGACACCAGCTTGTCCTTGGTCTGGGACGAGAACTTGGGATCCGGCACCTTGACCGACAGCACGGCCGTCAGTCCCTCGCGCGCGTCGTCCCCGATCGGGCGGATCTTCTGGTTCTTGTCCAGCCCCTCGCGCTCGATATAGCCGTTGAGCGTGCGCGTCAGCGCCGCGCGCAGACCGGCCAGATGGGTGCCGCCGTCACGCTGCGGAATGGTGTTGGTATAGCAGAAGATGGTTTCCTGATAGCCGTTGTTCCACTGGATCGCCAGCTCGACACCGATGTCCTGACGCTCGGTGCTGAAATAGATCACCGTCGGGTGGATCGGCTCCTTGTTCTGGTTCAGGTTCTCGACGAAGGCGCGGATGCCGCCCTCGTACTCGAAGACGTCCTGACGCCCGCTGGCCTCGTCGGTCAGGGTGATGCGCACGCCCGAGTTGAGGAACGACAGCTCGCGCAGACGCTTGGCCAGGATGTCGTAGTGGAAGTCGAGATTGGTGAAGATCTCGCCCGAGGGGTAGAAGCGGATCTCGGTGCCGGTCTCGTCGGTATCGCCGATGACGCGCAAGGGATAGAGCGGTTCACCGAGACGGTATTCCTGCTCATAGAGATGACCGCCGCGCCGGATGCGCAGATACAGCCGCTCCGAGAGCGCGTTGACCACAGACACGCCCACGCCGTGCAGACCGCCCGAGACCTTGTAGGAGTTGTCGTCGAATTTGCCGCCCGCGTGGAGCACGGTGAGGATGACCTCGGCGGCCGAGCGGTTCTCCTCGGCATGGATGTCGACCGGGATGCCGCGCCCATCGTCGACCACCGAGACCGAACCGTCGGTATGGAGCGTGACCGACACCGTGGTGCAGTAGCCGGCGAGCGCCTCGTCGATCGAATTGTCCACGACCTCGAAGACCATGTGGTGCAGACCGGTACCGTCGTCCGTATCTCCGATGTACATGCCCGGACGCTTGCGGACCGCATCCAGTCCGCGGAGCACTTTGATATTCGTAGAGTCGTAGGTCATGGATCTGAGCCGTTCGTGATTTGAGGAGAAGCGGAACGCCCTGTATCGAGCGGAAGGCGAGGCCGGGGCGCATGTGAGACGCCAGCGGCAACGACGTCGGGAGCGTGCCGAACGCTCCATTATACGGGACGGCGCGACTCGGCACCGAACCCAAAGCGCCGGCTTGGTTTCCGGACAGTCTCTTCAATCACATCAGGAATGACGGTCCCGCCAGTAGCCCCAATCCAGGCGCCGCCAGCACTCCGGCATCAAACCGCTGTAGAGCAACAGACAGCGGACGATCGAATGCCAGGTCTTGAGCAGGCGTCGGCGCTCGATGCGGCGATGATCGGTGGCGTAGACGATGAGGTCGGGACGATAACGGGTCGCAAAACCCGCACGCCGAATACGCCAGACCAGTTCGGAGTCCTCGTTGCAGTTCAGGCGCAGGTCGAATCCATCCACGGCCCGGAGTGCCTGCCTCGGTACCAGCAGATTGGAACCCGAGGCGGCGGGGATCGCACAGGACTGACACAGCGCCTGCCCCCAGGCGAACCGGCGGTAGTACGCACGAAAACGGTCTCGGGAGAGCTTGGGACCATAGTAGACCGCCGGCTCGTCGAGAGCCGCCAGACGTTCGAAATAGTCGGGCGCGAAGACCACATCGGCGTCCGAGAAGAGCAGCCAGTCCGAGCGCGCGACCTCGAACCCGCGCTGGCGCGCCTCGGTGACGTTGCCTGGCTCGCGCAGAACCAGGGTCCGCTCGGGCCTGAGCCGTTCGATCAGCTCCGGTGTCTCGTCCCGGCTGGCGTCCACGACCACCAGCGAGAGTTCGCGCGGAATGGAGTCCAGGAAGGCTCCGATGTTGCGTGCCTCGTCGCGCGTGGCCAGTACGAGCGTGATATCCGATAGCTTCACCGGTTGTCCTCCGACCCCTTGGCGATGGCCTCGACGCAGATCCGTTTGCCCGAGGCCGTGCGCTCGTCACGCTGGTTGAAGATCTCGGTGACCTCCCGGATCCAGACCTCTTGCTCCGAACCATAGGTGAAGCGGACCAGGACAGTGTCCGCCCCTGGAGAACAGGGCGTCGGGGCGGCAACCCCAAGTCCGGGTACGGTCGAACATGCGAGAACCGAGACGAGGAGTGCGCAGGTCGAACGCAGGCGGCCTCTGCTCATGATGCCTCCGGCCCAGGTGAGCGATCCGGCTTGAGATTTGGGAGAGCAATGTGAGCGTCGAGTATTGCAGAGAAAAAAGACGGTTCCATGACGGCTTCATGACCTCCCTCCCGCCGCCGCAGGCGTCATCGCGCCGTCATCCATTCCTGCTCTACTCGCCCAAGACCGGTGCGTGACGATCGCGGCCTGGCCGGATTCCGCCCCTTGAACCAGTCACCCTGGGAGATGCCCATCCTCATCGGCAAAAACCGCTATCTGAGCCGGATGCTCTGGGACAAGGGGATCCGGCACGCGCTGCACGAATGGGACGGGCGCGCCCATCAGGGCTATCACTGGCGACGGATGGCGCCACTCTATCTTTGAGCGAGTCGACAGTCGTGTCACCACGGCCGCTCGACGCGCCGAAACTCCCGCCACCGTTCCTCGAAGCCCTTCAGCAGATCATAGGCCTGATGGGTGCGCCAGCCGATCAGGGCGCCCGAATAGCGGATGACCTCGACATCGGATTCGTCCGCGAGCAGCTCGGTGAGCAGATCGGACATGACCGCTACGTCGTTGAGCACGCCCAGCAGATCCTGGAGTCCTTTCAGGCGACTGATGAAATCATCGAGGCCCGGAACGATGGGGGCGAAGAATTCGGCGGCATACCGCAGTTTCTTGCATTCGATGCGCAACAGATGCATCTGCTCCGGATCGCTCCGATCCATTCCCAGGCCCGCCTCCAGCACATGGCGCATGAGCCGATCCAGCCGCTTACGCGCATATTGCACGATCGGCCGTTCGAGCGTTTGACGTTCTCGCCGCGACAGCTCGGTCCGATTCCAGGCGGCGTGTCCGAACCAGTCGGGAAAGTCGAGCTTGAAGGCCAGATAGCGTTCGCTGTCGAGCATCGTGCGTACCCGCTCATAGGCCGCCGCCCGGTGCCGTTCGGCGAGCGCCGCCAGTCGCTCGCCGCCGGTCAGCGGCAACCGGTTGCGAACGGCCGCCAGCCCCTCGTCGATGAAGACATCGAGATCCCGTGCCGGACCGAGCTGGTTGGCGATCCAGCGCAGTTCCTCGCTCCAGGGCCGGCTGACGGTCTTGGGCACCGCCGTGCGGAAGGCCGACAGCGCGGCGCGCATCCGTCGCGAGCTGACCCGCATCTGATGTACGCCCTCGGTGTCGTCCCAGGTGCGGGCCTGGTCCTCCCACGACAGCATGGCCCGGAAATCGTGACATAGGATCTCGGCCAGCGCCTCGCTCACCGTCAGACCCGCATGCACGGGGACCGGTGTTTTGCTCTTCCGTTTGTTCATGAGGTCTCTCGCGATTCAGGCACAGATCAGTTTATCCGGAAGTAGGCCACCTGCTCGTGCAACAGCTTGGAGAGGTCGTTCAACTGGGCACCCTGGCCGAATCCCGACTCGGCCGCCTCGGCATGATCCTGTGCCAGGGCCGCGATCTGATTGATGGCCACGGCGATCTCCTCGGCCATGCGGCTCTGCTCCTCGGCGGCGCCGGCGATCTGATGGGTCATGTCGGTCAGGATCGCCACGGATTCGGCGAAGGCATCCAGATTCTGAACCGCCTGACCATAGTGATCGACGCTTTGCCGGGCGCGGTCACGATTGGCATGGATGACCTCGACGGCGGCACTGGAGCTGCTCCGTAGCGCGCCGATCAGCGTTTCGATCTCCTCAATCGAGCGCTGGGTGCGCTGCGCGAGCTGACGCACCTCGTCGGCGACCACGGCGAAGCCGCGACCATGTTCGCCGGCGCGCGCCGCCTCGATCGAGGCGTTCAGAGCCAGCAGATTGGTCTGGCCGGCGATCTCGCGGATCACGCCGAGCACGTTGCCGACCGACTGGCTGCGATCGGCCAGACTCAGCACCACCTCGGCGGCCTGATCGATTTCATGCGCCAGGGCTTCGATGATTTGCGTCGTTTGATCGAGAATCTGACGGCTGTGTTCGATGCGCCGGCGGGCGTCGCTAGTGGCGTCGACGGCGCGGCTGGTGTGGTCGGCGACCTGCTGTGCCGCATTGGCCAAATGCGTGACCGCGTTATCCACATGGCCGGTCTCGGCCTTTTGGCGGTCGAATTGAATCTTGCTGTGCTCGGCCAGACGCACCATGTTGCTCGCCGAGTCATGCAGATCGCCGCTGGCCACATGCAGGTGTCCGATGATGTGGCGCAGACGCTCGGCCATGCCCTGCAGCGCGCGCATCAATGTTCCGACTTCGTCCTGGCGTCCGGTCTCGAAGGAGACATTCAGATCGCCCTCGGCCAGCGCGGAGACGGTGACAACGGCCGTATGCAGGGGACGCAGAGCATGGCGCATGTAATAGAACAAGCCCAGGGACGCCAGGATCAGCAGCAGGGCGACCCCGGTATAGGCGATGAACTCGAAGCGACGCTGTTCGAGATGGACGGCCGTAGCGTCGGCGACGCTGACCAGATGCGCCAGCGGTTGTCCGTCGACGCCGGGCAGCGGCAGGAGCGTGGCCGTGTAGGTCGCCGTATCGATGGATCGGGTCTGGCGGTCGATCCGTCCCAGCGCCGGCCAGCTCAGCCCCAACTGCTCGAAGAGATCCGGGCGCGTGCCTGCGAACAGCGAGCCTTCGGCACCGACCAGATAGACCTCGGCGCCCTGTATGGCCTTGAACCGTTCCAGAACCGAGCCCAGTGATCTCTGAAACACGACCGTACCAATGGGTTCATGGCGCACCAGCAGCCGAAACGCCAGCAGCGCGACGGGTTCGCCCTGCGCATCGAGTCCGAGGCCGTGCTTGGGCCGATCGTCGGCAGCCGCGGCTGTGACCAGGGCTTGCACATGGCTGGAAACAGCCGATGCCTTGTCGCCATACAGACGCTCGCCATCGATCTCGAATACGATCAGCCGATCGAAATAGCCCTGCTCGCTGACCAGATTGATCAGCGACTCGACGGCCTGGCGCGCGGCCTGAGCATCGCCGTTCTTGAGCGCCTGCCGCAATGCGAAGTCGCGCTCGAAGTCGACCATGCCGGTGTTCATGTGCTCGAACAGACGTTCCAGACTCTGGTTCCAGACCAGGCTGCGGCCCGAGGCCGCCTCCTGGGTGAGGCGTTGTTCGAGTCGAAGGTTGCCGGCCTGGGCGACCAGGATCAGGGCGGCGGCGACCGTCAGGGTGACGAGGATCGCCGCAAGGGTGACGCTTTTTCGGATAGTCATGAGTCACTCGGCGTCTCGGTGGCCGATGGAGAGGGGTGCGCGATGGATGCAACAGCGGGGCGGTTGGAAGGGCTGCATTACAGCAGAGCCATGTGACCGGGTGA comes from the Allochromatium tepidum genome and includes:
- a CDS encoding methyl-accepting chemotaxis protein; protein product: MTIRKSVTLAAILVTLTVAAALILVAQAGNLRLEQRLTQEAASGRSLVWNQSLERLFEHMNTGMVDFERDFALRQALKNGDAQAARQAVESLINLVSEQGYFDRLIVFEIDGERLYGDKASAVSSHVQALVTAAAADDRPKHGLGLDAQGEPVALLAFRLLVRHEPIGTVVFQRSLGSVLERFKAIQGAEVYLVGAEGSLFAGTRPDLFEQLGLSWPALGRIDRQTRSIDTATYTATLLPLPGVDGQPLAHLVSVADATAVHLEQRRFEFIAYTGVALLLILASLGLFYYMRHALRPLHTAVVTVSALAEGDLNVSFETGRQDEVGTLMRALQGMAERLRHIIGHLHVASGDLHDSASNMVRLAEHSKIQFDRQKAETGHVDNAVTHLANAAQQVADHTSRAVDATSDARRRIEHSRQILDQTTQIIEALAHEIDQAAEVVLSLADRSQSVGNVLGVIREIAGQTNLLALNASIEAARAGEHGRGFAVVADEVRQLAQRTQRSIEEIETLIGALRSSSSAAVEVIHANRDRARQSVDHYGQAVQNLDAFAESVAILTDMTHQIAGAAEEQSRMAEEIAVAINQIAALAQDHAEAAESGFGQGAQLNDLSKLLHEQVAYFRIN
- a CDS encoding CHAD domain-containing protein, which produces MNKRKSKTPVPVHAGLTVSEALAEILCHDFRAMLSWEDQARTWDDTEGVHQMRVSSRRMRAALSAFRTAVPKTVSRPWSEELRWIANQLGPARDLDVFIDEGLAAVRNRLPLTGGERLAALAERHRAAAYERVRTMLDSERYLAFKLDFPDWFGHAAWNRTELSRRERQTLERPIVQYARKRLDRLMRHVLEAGLGMDRSDPEQMHLLRIECKKLRYAAEFFAPIVPGLDDFISRLKGLQDLLGVLNDVAVMSDLLTELLADESDVEVIRYSGALIGWRTHQAYDLLKGFEERWREFRRVERPW